The stretch of DNA TCGTCCGGTGCCACCGCGACGCCCCGCGGCGCCGGCTCGGCGCCGCCGCCGTGCAGCGGTTTCTCGACGACACCCTCGGCGTCCGTGCCACCGACCTGCCGGTGCTCGTGACCACGGGCCGGTTCACCCGCTCCGCCCTCGCCCTCGGCGAGTCCCGCGGCCTCGTCCTGCTCGACCGCACCCAGCTCGCCACCTGGCTCACCGGCCGGCCGACCCGGCTCACCCCGCACCTCGGGGCCTGATCCCCGCGCCGGTCGGCGGCGGCCGTCCCACCCGTACCACTGGGGGTGACACCCTTTTTCTGCGCCAGAAAGGGTGTCACCCCTTTTTGGCGGCAGAACGGGTCCCGCAAACAGACGAACCCCCTGCCGAGAAGCAGGGGGTTCGCTCTCTGTAGCCCCGACGGGATTCGAACCCGCGCTACCGCCTTGAGAGGGCGGCGTGCTAGGCCGCTACACAACGGGGCCAGGTGGTGCTCACGGCTTGCGCCGTGTGGTGCGCACGGGACCTTACCGGAGGGTTGTTCCGGATCGGAAATCCGCACTGCGCTGGGGTACCAGGACTCGAACCTAGACTAGCTGAACCAGAATCAGCCGGGCTGCCAATTACCCCATACCCCATGGGTGGTGGCTCGCCGATCGGGCTCGCGCACCGGGGATCGATGATACCGGGTCGCCGGACGTGGTCAGGACAGGGCGGCCAGTCCGGCGCGCAGGCGCGCCAGGGTCGCGTCCCGGCCGAGGAGCTCCATCGACTCGAACAGCGGCGGGGAGACCTTCCGGCCGGTCAGGGCGACGCGCAGGGCCCCGAACGCGACCTTGGGCTTGAGGCCCAGGCCCTCGATCAGCGCCGCACGCAGGGCGGACTCGATGTCGGCGGCGGCGAAGGCGCTCAGCCCCTCCAGCGCGTCGATGCCGGCCTTGAGGACGGCCTCGGACTCCGGTCCCCGCATCGACGCGGCGGCGTCCGGGTCGATCGTGACGTCCGCCACGAACAGGTACCGCAGCATGTCGACGGCCTGCCCCAGCGTGACCAGCCGCTCCTGGATCAGCGGCACCGCGGCGGCGAGCGTCTCCAGCTCCGCGGGCGTCGCCGGGTCCGCGATCACCCCGGCCTCGGCGAGGAACGGGGCGACGCGGTTCGCCAACTCGGCGGAGTCGAGGCGGCGGATCCAGGCGGCGTTGATCGAGTCGAGCTTCTTGGGGTCGAAGCGCGCCGGGCTGGTGTTGACCCGGTCGAGGGTGAACGCCTGCGCGAGCTCCTCCAGCGAGAACTCCTCGCGGTCGTCGCCCATCGACCAGCCGAGCAGCGCGAGGTAGTTGCACATCGCCTCGGGCAGATAGCCGTCCGCGCGGAACTGACCGATCGTCACGGCACCGTGCCGCTTCGAGAGCTTCGAGTTGTCGTTGCCCATGACGAACGGCAGGTGCGCGAACGTCGGGATGTCCTCGTCGGCGACGCCCATCGCGCGGTACACGGCGATCTGACGCGGGGTCGAGGAGAGCAGGTCCTCGCCGCGGACCACGTGCGTGATCTTCATCAGCACGTCGTCGACCGCGACCGCGAGCGTGTACAGCGGCGACCCGTCGGCCCGCACCAGGACGAAGTCCGGGACGGTGCTGTTCTCGAAGGTGACCTCGCCGCGGATCAGGTCCGTGAAGGTCGTGGTGCCCGCCGGCATCCGGAAGCGGATGACCGGCTTGCGGCCCTCCGCCTCGTAGGCGGCGCGCTGCTCCGGGGCGAGGTCGCGGCTGTGCCCGTCGTAGCCGATCGGTGAGTTGGCGGCCTTCTGCCGCGCGACCCGCGCCTCGGCCTCCTCGGGGCTCTCGTAGCAGTAGTAGGCGTGCCCGGAGTCGAGGAAGCGCTGCGCCCACTCGCGGTAGATCTCCAGGCGTTGCGACTGCTGGTACGGCGCGTGGGGGCCGCCGACCTCGGGGCCCTCGTCCCAGCTCAGGCCGAGCCACCGCATCGACTCCACCGCCGCGGCGATGTACTCCGGCGTGACGCGGGACTGATCCGTGTCCTCGATGCGGAACACGAACGTCCCGCCGGTGTGCCGGGCGTACGCCCAGTCGTAGAGCGCCGTGCGGATGTTGCCGACGTGCAGGTCGCCGCTCGGGGACGGGGCGAACCGGACACGCACGTTGCTGTTCGCGCTCATCGCGCCACCACCGAGTTCGTCAGGGTGCCGATGCCCTCCACCGTCACCGCCACCGCGTCACCAGGCTTCATCGGGCCCACGCCGGCGGGGGTCCCGGTCAGGATCACGTCGCCCGGAAGCAGCGTCATCACGGACGTGATGTACGCGACCAGGTCCGGGACCTTGTGCACCATCTGCGAAGTCCGCCCGGCCTGCTTGGTCTC from Sporichthya brevicatena encodes:
- the gltX gene encoding glutamate--tRNA ligase, which produces MSANSNVRVRFAPSPSGDLHVGNIRTALYDWAYARHTGGTFVFRIEDTDQSRVTPEYIAAAVESMRWLGLSWDEGPEVGGPHAPYQQSQRLEIYREWAQRFLDSGHAYYCYESPEEAEARVARQKAANSPIGYDGHSRDLAPEQRAAYEAEGRKPVIRFRMPAGTTTFTDLIRGEVTFENSTVPDFVLVRADGSPLYTLAVAVDDVLMKITHVVRGEDLLSSTPRQIAVYRAMGVADEDIPTFAHLPFVMGNDNSKLSKRHGAVTIGQFRADGYLPEAMCNYLALLGWSMGDDREEFSLEELAQAFTLDRVNTSPARFDPKKLDSINAAWIRRLDSAELANRVAPFLAEAGVIADPATPAELETLAAAVPLIQERLVTLGQAVDMLRYLFVADVTIDPDAAASMRGPESEAVLKAGIDALEGLSAFAAADIESALRAALIEGLGLKPKVAFGALRVALTGRKVSPPLFESMELLGRDATLARLRAGLAALS